The DNA window GTTCAAGCTTCGCGCCTCGGGCATCATCGGAATACGAATGCGCTGGCTGGTCGGCAAACTTTCTATCACTTCTTGCGGCAAACCGCGTGTTTCTGGGCCAAACAGCAGGACATCGCCACGTTGATAGCGGGCGTTAATGTGATGGTCACTGCCTTTGGTGGTGCAGGCGAAGAGACGATATTCACCGCGCGCCTGAAGAAAATCGAGAAAGGCTTGGTAGTTTTTATGGCGTGTCACGCGGGCGAGATCGTGATAATCCAAGCCAGCGCGACGCACTTTCTTCTCTTCCAGATCAAAACCTAACGGTTCAATCAGATGCAAATGTGCGCCACAGTTGGCGCACAGGCGAATAATGTTGCCGGTGTTTGGGGCAATTTCCGGTTCGTAGAGCGCAATATCAAACATGCCATCGAGTTCGTTTAGTCAAGGTGGAGCCAAGTATAAGGCGCTCGCCAGAACGAGTCCAACAGCGGCTCAGCCGATTTTATTGACCGGGAGAGTGACGCTGACGCGCAACCCTCCGAGTGGGCTGCGGCTGGCTTTGATCGTACCACTATGCTGGCGGATGGCGCTTTCGGTAATCGTCAGCCCGAGCCCTGTTCCACCGGAGTGGCGATCGCGAGCGGTGGAAACGCGATAAAAGGGACGAAAAATCGCCTCGAGTTCGGTTTCTGGTACGCCATCGCCATTGTCATCCACCGTGATGTGCAGTTGATCGCCGTGGTCGCGTACCTCAACTTGAACCCAATCCTTCCCGTAGTAAATCGCATTGCGAATTAGGTTTTCCACTGCGCTCATTAAGAGTTTGGGGTTGCCCGAAATGGTGCGTGATGGCAGCGGTGAGTAGTTGAGCGTTTTGCCCATCTGCTCGGCTTCAAATTGCGCATCTTGAATGATCTCTTCCCATAGGCTGCTGATGGGTTGATCTTCACGGTCGAGATGGCTGTTCATCTGCATGCGCGACAGCGCCAGCAGTTCGGCAATCATCTGTTCTAATCGCTGCGCCTCGGTATCAATGCGTTGCAACTCGGCGCTTTCCCCCTGCTTGCGGGTCGCCAATGCGTTGGCCATGCGCAGGCGAGTCAGCGGGGAGCGCAGCTCGTGAGAGATATCCGAAAGCAAACGCTGCTGCCCTGAAATCATCTGATTGACCGCTTCCACCATCTGATTAAAACTCGCGCCCGCTTGGCGAAACTCAGACGTGCCTTTCTCTAGCGTTGGATCGGTAACAAATTCCCCTTTTGCTACTCGCTGGGCGGCTTTTTCTAATCGCCGTGCAGGTTGGCTCAGCGCCCACGCCAGCCAAAGTAGCAGCGGGGTACTGACCAGCATGACCGCTAAGAGCAGTTGCAAAGGTTGGTCAAACATGCGCAGCAAAAATGGTGGTGGCTGGTTCCACTTGAGACCGACATATAAAAAGTACTCTTTGCCTGCCAAGGTAATCGGGAGCGGGCCTGAAAGCATAAAGCGGCCATAGAGTTTTTGTTGTGGTTTGTCTGGATGCTCCATGCTGGTGACAAAATTTTTCAACGCTTTGATCTGAAAGTCGCTGTGTTTGAGTGTGGTGAGAATGTTGGCGTCGGTGTCGCTGAGGAAAAAACGTGGCCGGTTGTCGCGTCCGTGGCGCTCGCCCGGACGTTCGAGACGAAAGAGAATTTTGCCCAGATCGCGTTCATCGGCAAATTCACGTTCGATCTCTTGCTTCGCTTCCAACAGGCGATCGTAATGATCGGGCGGGATTGCATGGGCTTTACGCGGATCAAGGTGTGGCAGCGCCAGCACCGCCATCAACACCAAAAACATGGTGAACCAGAAAATGGCAAAAATGCGCCCATACAGGCTGGTGATCTTGGGCAAACGCATGCTTTATTCCTCAACCATCAAATAGCCACGGCCACGTAAGGTTTTGATGCGTGACTTGCCATCGGCTCGCTCGGGAAGCTTTTTGCGTAAATTGGACACGTGCATATCAATGGCGCGATCAAACGCGGCGAGGCGTTTGCCAAGCACATCCAGACTGAGCGTCTCTTTGGTCAGCGTTTCCCCCGGATTCTGCACAAAATGGCTCAGGAGGGCAAATTCTGTTGAGGTGAGATCAAGTAGGCTCTCTTGGCAATAGGCTTCTTGTCTGCCCGGGTAGAGTTTGAGGTCTTGATACTCAATGCAGTCGCCACCGTTTTTCGTGCTTTTGGGGTTGCTGGTGCGGCGTAAAATGGCTTTGATACGTGCCAGTAGTTCCCGGTCACTGAACGGTTTAGGCAAATAATCGTCGGCACCCAGCTCAAGGCCGAGCACTCGGTCAATCTCTTCCCCTTTAGCGGTCAGCATCAAGACCGGGGTTTCCCAGTGTGCACGCAGGCGTTTTAAGGTGTCGATACCGTTGAGCTTGGGCATCATCACATCCAACAGAATCAGATCGATCTCTGCCGTCAGTGCCGCAAGGCCACTTTCACCATCATTCGCTTCGGTGATATTAAACCCTTCGTACGAAAGCACTTCGGTCAGTAAACCGGTCAGCTCGGTGTCGTCGTCGATCAGCAGAATATTGGCCATAGAATTACCTTTAAATATCGTCGTTCTGTCTTAATAGTACTGTGAAATGGCTGTCAGGTATGAGGAGCAATGTCGCTCTTTACGATACTTTACGCTCTCTATACGCCACTTTACTCAGGGTTTTGTATTCTAAACTCAAGCGCTGTGAGAGCAGCTCAGAAACAACTGAATGAGTAAGGAATAGATTATGAAAACGGTAAAAAAACTGGTACTGGCTGCGGCGATTCTTCCTTTAACTTTGGCAACCGCAAGTGCGTTTGCTTTCGGTGGTGGTAAAGGTCATCACAAAGGCGGTCCTGACGGCGAGTGTGGCATGGGTATGGATCGCGGTATCTTCCGGGAGTTGAATCTGACCGATGCTCAAAAAGAGCAATTAGACTCGATGCGTCAAGCGGGTCGCAAAGAGATGAAAGCGCAGTTTAAAGGCAAATTCGCTGATAATCAGGCGGAGCGCCAAGCGCAGCATGCTAAAGTGCAAGCGTTAGTGTTAGCCGACACATTTGATGCCAATGCGGCCAACGAGCTGGCAAAAGAGATGGCGGCGAAACAGGCAGATCGCCGGGTGCAAATGTTAGAGAAGCAGCACCAGATGCTGAGCGTTTCTGACTCCAGAGCAGAAAGCGAAATTTGTGGAGTTACAAAATGAGCGTATGCAGGCGTGCGGTGCGAAAATGCACAAACGCTTTGCCGATAAAGCAGACGATTAATCTGTTAGGGCGACAGCAATGTCGCCCTAATTGTTTCATATTCATTCAATGATGAGCGAGTTATACTGGCTGTCTGTTGGTTGAGTTTTACATGATTATGAAACAGCAATATGCACGATTAGTGACTATGGCCGCTTGGACGGCAACAGCGGTCGCCACTCTTCTTCTTATCGTTAAAGTTGCCGCTTGGTGGGTGACGGGATCGGTTAGTTTACTTGCTTCACTGATTGACTCGATGTTGGATATCGCCGCTTCTGTGGTGAATTTGGTGGTGGTGCGCTACGCGTTGCAACCCGCCGACGAAGAGCACACCTTCGGCCATGGCAAAGCGGAATCTTTGGCCGCTTTGGCGCAGGCGATGTTTATTTCCGGTTCGGCGGTTTTCCTCATCTTAAATGGCGTTGATCGCTTTTTCCGCCCTCACTTGTTGAACTCCCCGAATACGGCGTTTATGTCAGCTTATTTGCCATGGTGGTCACGCTGGGCTTGGTGACATTTCAAAAATACGTGGTGAAAGCAACGGGTAGCCAAGCGATTGCCGCCGATTCCCTCCATTATCAAAGCGATCTGTTTATGAATGCCGCAATCATGTTGGCACTTGGATTGAGTTACTTTGGCGTTGGTCAAGCGGATGCGGTGTTTGCGGTTGGCATTGGGCTATTTATCCTCTATAGCGCGTTCAAAATGGTCAGTGAGGCGGTGCAAACGCTGCTCGATCGTAAATTGCCTGACGAAGAACTTGAACAGATACATTGCGCGTGCCTAACGGTCGAGCATGTCCTCGGGGTGCATCAGTTGCGCACGCGCATGTCGGGCCCAACGCGTTTTATCCAGTTGCATCTTGAGCTAGACGATCATTTACCGCTGATCAAAGCGCACCAAATTGCCGACGAAGTGGAAGCGAAACTGTTGGAACTGTTTCCCGCCTCGGATGTGTTGATCCATCAAGATCCTTACTCTGTGGTGGTCAGCAGCGAGAAAGAGCACATTGAACAGCAGTGGTCGTAAGTGAAAATTCGTTTTGTTTTGAAGACAAAAAAGGTGTTGTTGACTATCTTTCCATCTACATCTATTAAGATTCCTGATCCTGATATGAATCAACAAAGTTTTACTGCAAAACTGTAATACTCTTACATAAGTAGAAAAGTTACATAAATTTGTGTGTTTTCGTTGGTATTCCTGTAGAGGAAATGTAACATTGCAGACAGATTTTCCCATTATTTAGGTAGCTGATTACCAGCTACGATTAAGAAAAATTAAATATTGATTGCCAAAGATCGAGGGTGAGCATGATTAAAAAGATCGGTGTTTTGACAAGTGGTGGCGAT is part of the Vibrio cidicii genome and encodes:
- the cpxA gene encoding envelope stress sensor histidine kinase CpxA, with amino-acid sequence MRLPKITSLYGRIFAIFWFTMFLVLMAVLALPHLDPRKAHAIPPDHYDRLLEAKQEIEREFADERDLGKILFRLERPGERHGRDNRPRFFLSDTDANILTTLKHSDFQIKALKNFVTSMEHPDKPQQKLYGRFMLSGPLPITLAGKEYFLYVGLKWNQPPPFLLRMFDQPLQLLLAVMLVSTPLLLWLAWALSQPARRLEKAAQRVAKGEFVTDPTLEKGTSEFRQAGASFNQMVEAVNQMISGQQRLLSDISHELRSPLTRLRMANALATRKQGESAELQRIDTEAQRLEQMIAELLALSRMQMNSHLDREDQPISSLWEEIIQDAQFEAEQMGKTLNYSPLPSRTISGNPKLLMSAVENLIRNAIYYGKDWVQVEVRDHGDQLHITVDDNGDGVPETELEAIFRPFYRVSTARDRHSGGTGLGLTITESAIRQHSGTIKASRSPLGGLRVSVTLPVNKIG
- a CDS encoding response regulator, whose protein sequence is MANILLIDDDTELTGLLTEVLSYEGFNITEANDGESGLAALTAEIDLILLDVMMPKLNGIDTLKRLRAHWETPVLMLTAKGEEIDRVLGLELGADDYLPKPFSDRELLARIKAILRRTSNPKSTKNGGDCIEYQDLKLYPGRQEAYCQESLLDLTSTEFALLSHFVQNPGETLTKETLSLDVLGKRLAAFDRAIDMHVSNLRKKLPERADGKSRIKTLRGRGYLMVEE
- the trmL gene encoding tRNA (uridine(34)/cytosine(34)/5-carboxymethylaminomethyluridine(34)-2'-O)-methyltransferase TrmL, producing MFDIALYEPEIAPNTGNIIRLCANCGAHLHLIEPLGFDLEEKKVRRAGLDYHDLARVTRHKNYQAFLDFLQARGEYRLFACTTKGSDHHINARYQRGDVLLFGPETRGLPQEVIESLPTSQRIRIPMMPEARSLNLSNAVAIIAFEAWRQLGFEGAI